The Thioalkalivibrio thiocyanodenitrificans ARhD 1 genome window below encodes:
- the ybaK gene encoding Cys-tRNA(Pro) deacylase has product MTPAIRLLQQARVTHRVHAYEHDPGSASYGLEAAQALNIPCERVFKTLLAQDAGGRLLVALVPVAGQLDLKALAAACGTKRVTMARPEDAQRATGYVVGGISPLGQKRRLPLWLDRSALCHATVFVSAGRRGLEIELAPRDLLAVTGGQVAEIVRTG; this is encoded by the coding sequence GTGACGCCCGCGATCAGACTCCTGCAACAGGCCCGCGTCACGCACCGGGTACACGCATACGAACATGACCCCGGCAGCGCGTCCTACGGGCTGGAGGCAGCGCAGGCCCTGAACATACCCTGTGAACGGGTGTTCAAGACCCTGCTCGCACAGGACGCGGGGGGACGCCTTCTGGTGGCGCTGGTTCCCGTCGCCGGCCAGCTGGATCTCAAGGCCCTGGCCGCGGCCTGCGGTACGAAACGGGTCACCATGGCCAGACCCGAGGATGCGCAGCGGGCTACCGGCTACGTGGTGGGCGGAATCAGCCCGCTGGGGCAAAAACGGCGGCTTCCCCTCTGGCTGGACCGGTCCGCCCTTTGCCACGCCACCGTGTTCGTCAGCGCCGGTCGGCGCGGCCTGGAGATCGAACTGGCGCCCCGGGATCTGCTGGCAGTCACCGGCGGACAGGTGGCGGAGATCGTCCGGACCGGGTGA
- a CDS encoding cupin domain-containing protein, whose translation MSSLFDHIPKDLPEEHVDTLLEHRGVRVERIVSRGHSTPEGVWYCQDTDEWVLLVQGEAALEYRSPEGHTRLRAGDWLFIPAGRQHRVSWTAHDQDTIWLALHWTGDVAGHAAGGLQPPRP comes from the coding sequence ATGTCCAGCCTCTTCGATCACATCCCGAAGGACCTGCCTGAAGAACACGTGGACACCCTGCTCGAGCACCGGGGTGTGCGGGTGGAGCGCATTGTCTCCCGGGGACACTCCACCCCCGAGGGCGTCTGGTATTGCCAGGATACGGACGAGTGGGTGCTGCTGGTTCAGGGTGAGGCCGCCCTGGAGTACCGTTCGCCCGAGGGGCACACCCGGCTCAGGGCCGGGGACTGGTTGTTCATCCCCGCCGGGCGACAGCACCGCGTGAGCTGGACGGCTCATGATCAGGATACGATCTGGCTGGCCCTGCACTGGACGGGCGACGTCGCGGGGCACGCAGCCGGCGGATTGCAGCCACCGCGTCCCTGA
- a CDS encoding DUF3185 family protein: MHWTRILGIALLVGGAILLWMGFSATETISEDIRQTVTGQYSDATTGYLVGGGVAAAVGLVLILFGARR; this comes from the coding sequence ATGCACTGGACGCGCATTCTCGGCATTGCCCTGCTGGTCGGCGGCGCCATCCTGCTCTGGATGGGGTTCTCCGCCACCGAAACGATCTCTGAAGATATTCGCCAGACCGTCACGGGCCAGTACTCCGATGCCACCACCGGTTATCTCGTGGGTGGTGGCGTAGCCGCGGCCGTCGGGTTGGTGCTCATCCTGTTCGGCGCCCGCCGCTGA
- a CDS encoding ceramidase domain-containing protein, with protein sequence MPACFRQNTPFFGINGKRRHGQDPAGTVTPVPTGHPGTLLPMDLPTYCERTAHGLWAEPFNAVSNAAFLAAAWLAWRRWRAHPQASWRHQPDLGGLILLVAAIGFGSLLWHTVARPWAYWMDALPIILFIHLFLLSFLWRMARLSWPAILAVFLVYEGLTLGLLRVAPAGALNDSVGYLPVLLSLWLMALWLRFRAHPLGHRFLACGALFSASLGFRILDPALCHVLPVGTHFLWHGLNGWVLYLLLAGLIRHGIPSTERHP encoded by the coding sequence ATGCCCGCATGTTTCCGGCAAAACACACCATTTTTCGGGATCAATGGCAAGCGCCGCCACGGACAGGACCCCGCGGGCACGGTCACTCCCGTCCCGACGGGTCATCCCGGTACACTGCTGCCCATGGACCTGCCCACCTACTGCGAGCGCACGGCACACGGCCTGTGGGCCGAACCCTTCAATGCCGTCAGCAACGCGGCCTTTCTGGCCGCCGCCTGGCTGGCATGGCGCCGCTGGCGAGCCCATCCGCAGGCCTCCTGGCGCCATCAGCCCGACCTGGGAGGGCTCATCCTGCTGGTCGCCGCCATCGGTTTCGGCAGCCTGCTGTGGCACACCGTGGCACGGCCCTGGGCCTACTGGATGGACGCCCTGCCGATCATTCTTTTCATCCATCTGTTTTTGCTGAGTTTTCTGTGGCGGATGGCGCGGCTGTCGTGGCCCGCCATCCTGGCCGTATTCCTCGTCTACGAGGGGCTCACGCTGGGCCTGCTGCGCGTGGCGCCAGCGGGCGCGCTGAACGATTCGGTGGGCTATCTGCCGGTCCTGCTGTCCCTGTGGCTCATGGCCCTCTGGCTGAGGTTCCGTGCCCATCCCCTGGGGCACAGATTCCTGGCCTGTGGCGCGCTGTTCAGCGCCTCGCTCGGCTTCCGGATACTCGATCCCGCCCTGTGCCACGTGCTGCCGGTGGGGACCCATTTCCTGTGGCACGGGCTCAACGGCTGGGTGCTGTACCTGCTGCTGGCGGGCCTGATCCGCCACGGCATCCCGTCCACGGAGCGGCATCCGTGA
- a CDS encoding DsbC family protein: MVKNAVIPLLSCLMALWLSQAAAGGTGNPGLAEQVAAIPESDLIVFSPDEPRFAVTVFTDVNCPFCRRLHTQMDDYMLFDVEIRYAAFPNIDNALEQMHAVWCSEDRKNAITRAKRGEIIDASDCESKAVEAQMDLALKHRFIGTPAIVTPKGRILYGYVAAEDLVDALERER; encoded by the coding sequence ATGGTCAAAAACGCCGTCATTCCGCTGCTGAGCTGTCTCATGGCCTTGTGGCTCAGCCAGGCCGCGGCAGGCGGCACCGGCAACCCGGGACTGGCCGAGCAGGTGGCCGCGATTCCCGAGTCGGATCTGATCGTCTTCAGCCCTGATGAACCCCGCTTCGCGGTAACCGTGTTCACCGACGTGAACTGTCCCTTCTGCCGCCGCCTGCATACCCAGATGGACGATTACATGCTGTTCGACGTGGAGATCCGCTATGCGGCCTTCCCCAACATCGACAATGCCCTGGAGCAGATGCACGCCGTCTGGTGCAGTGAAGACCGTAAGAATGCCATCACCCGCGCCAAGCGTGGCGAGATCATCGACGCCTCCGATTGCGAAAGCAAGGCGGTAGAGGCACAGATGGATCTGGCCCTGAAGCACCGGTTCATCGGCACGCCGGCCATTGTGACGCCGAAAGGCCGTATCCTCTACGGATATGTGGCCGCGGAAGACCTGGTCGACGCACTGGAACGGGAACGGTAA
- a CDS encoding ferredoxin reductase family protein yields MIRARLGALVLVALVLLPLLASGLHQPHGADTTAVLSWLARATGVLSLTLMLMAGVLSIRLPGLDPWFGGLTQMWFIHHLMGWSGFMLAMIHVWMVAGSALTLSLDAAVHNLFPPLAYWQVWAGWASLAALLIFLAPTFKFFHEPAYRRWKRLHLLSALALLLGLVHALALGSRPWPWLLLGTLALAAYVWRKLLSPRIARLDYQVAEVETLGSGMVELSLSPEGAPLRHGPGQFVYLTPLDPTLADGRGEEHPYTLSSAPGAPRLRIGIKALGDATQAIQDIRPGSRMQVEGPYGEFLTPRDPARPALWLGGGIGITPFVSAVRAMDGGAADPPVHLFNLVNTDADAYYRPELERLAEEIPGLTLTIHRWEQDGVLDIAYLAAHCPDFPRREVWICGPPVLTQHLTAILRAQGVPRRRIHSEAFNLL; encoded by the coding sequence ATGATTCGGGCAAGGCTCGGCGCACTGGTACTCGTCGCGCTGGTTCTCCTGCCGCTGCTGGCATCCGGCCTGCACCAGCCGCACGGCGCCGATACCACGGCGGTGCTGTCCTGGCTCGCCCGCGCCACGGGCGTGCTGTCCCTGACGCTGATGCTGATGGCCGGTGTCCTGAGCATCCGGCTGCCCGGGCTGGATCCCTGGTTCGGCGGATTGACGCAGATGTGGTTTATCCATCACCTGATGGGCTGGTCGGGATTCATGCTGGCCATGATTCACGTCTGGATGGTGGCCGGCAGTGCCCTGACCCTGTCCCTGGACGCGGCGGTGCACAACCTGTTCCCGCCCCTGGCCTACTGGCAGGTCTGGGCCGGGTGGGCATCCCTTGCCGCCCTGCTGATCTTTCTGGCGCCCACCTTCAAGTTCTTCCATGAGCCCGCTTACCGGCGCTGGAAACGCCTGCACCTGCTCTCGGCGCTGGCCCTGCTGCTGGGCCTGGTTCACGCCCTCGCCCTGGGTTCCAGGCCCTGGCCCTGGCTCCTGCTGGGCACCCTGGCGCTTGCCGCCTACGTCTGGCGCAAGCTGCTCTCACCCCGTATCGCCCGCCTCGACTATCAGGTGGCGGAAGTGGAAACCCTGGGGTCCGGGATGGTGGAACTGAGCCTGAGTCCGGAAGGCGCGCCGCTTCGTCATGGTCCCGGCCAGTTTGTCTATCTCACGCCCCTGGACCCGACGCTGGCCGACGGGCGGGGCGAGGAACATCCCTACACCCTGAGTTCCGCCCCGGGCGCCCCCCGCCTGCGCATCGGCATCAAGGCCCTGGGGGATGCGACGCAGGCCATCCAGGACATCCGGCCGGGCAGCCGCATGCAGGTGGAAGGGCCGTACGGTGAGTTCCTCACCCCGCGCGATCCGGCCCGGCCGGCCCTGTGGCTGGGCGGCGGCATCGGCATCACACCGTTTGTTTCCGCTGTGCGCGCCATGGATGGCGGTGCGGCGGACCCGCCGGTGCACCTGTTCAACCTGGTGAACACGGATGCGGATGCCTACTACCGGCCTGAACTGGAACGCCTTGCGGAGGAGATCCCGGGGCTCACCCTGACCATCCACCGTTGGGAGCAGGATGGCGTGCTGGACATCGCCTATCTCGCGGCCCACTGCCCGGACTTCCCCCGGCGCGAGGTCTGGATCTGCGGCCCACCCGTACTCACGCAGCACCTCACGGCCATCCTTCGGGCCCAGGGTGTGCCTCGCAGACGCATTCATTCGGAGGCCTTCAACCTGCTGTGA
- a CDS encoding GGDEF domain-containing protein, with the protein MPEGPASDRMPAERPGKRRLFVELATWMVGLGLFAGVVFPPFVVVLGVPPSLAYQPSFYAACLGAGLMVGAFNFLVVCNVVRPRVNLLSDGMHAFRQVLVEDEVVKGLPYRDADRFHVPVDSRDALGRAADSFNRLIDVLVSARRMEESVRDFSNTLASQLELAPLCREALSVMLARTGAVAGALLVVREGELECVAAYGLDDPEGLLGRSDVRAALGNLKSRQVASPSGVSLKGRPEAQPREMLLLPLEGKGAPMGMLVLTSLQPFSPDTFRLLDFFRQSLKLALQNALSHEHLGRIAAMDSLTGCYNRRMGMERLMEEFARSARSGEPLGLIMFDIDHFKPVNDTWGHLAGDRILVQTAHAAQRVLREGDVLVRYGGEEFMILLPGASLAEACGIAERVRTAVASMEIAGAGPERITVSLGVDAAPAPGVDSADALLQRVDDALYQAKSSGRNVVVPAPEPRFSV; encoded by the coding sequence ATGCCCGAGGGTCCGGCAAGCGATCGGATGCCCGCGGAGCGCCCCGGGAAGCGGCGCTTGTTCGTCGAACTGGCCACCTGGATGGTGGGCCTGGGTCTGTTTGCCGGGGTGGTCTTTCCGCCCTTCGTGGTGGTGCTTGGCGTTCCCCCGTCCCTAGCCTACCAGCCCAGTTTCTACGCGGCCTGTCTGGGTGCGGGCCTCATGGTGGGGGCGTTCAATTTCCTGGTGGTCTGCAACGTGGTGCGGCCTCGGGTCAACCTGCTGTCCGATGGCATGCACGCCTTCCGCCAGGTGCTGGTCGAGGACGAGGTGGTAAAGGGCCTCCCGTACCGGGACGCGGATCGTTTTCACGTGCCGGTGGACTCCCGGGATGCACTGGGCCGGGCGGCGGATTCGTTCAACCGACTTATCGATGTGCTGGTGAGTGCCCGCCGGATGGAGGAATCGGTACGGGATTTCTCCAACACGCTGGCCTCGCAACTGGAACTGGCGCCCCTGTGTCGGGAGGCCCTGAGCGTGATGCTGGCCCGCACCGGTGCGGTGGCCGGCGCGCTCCTGGTGGTGCGGGAGGGGGAACTGGAATGTGTTGCCGCCTACGGCCTGGATGATCCGGAGGGTCTGTTGGGGCGCAGCGACGTGCGCGCAGCGCTCGGCAACCTGAAGTCACGCCAGGTGGCATCCCCCTCCGGCGTATCGCTGAAGGGCCGGCCGGAGGCGCAACCCCGGGAGATGCTGCTACTGCCCCTGGAAGGCAAGGGTGCGCCCATGGGGATGCTGGTGCTGACCTCGCTGCAACCCTTTTCACCGGACACATTCCGCCTGCTGGACTTCTTCCGCCAGAGCCTCAAGCTCGCGCTTCAAAATGCCCTCAGCCATGAGCATCTGGGGCGCATCGCGGCCATGGATTCGCTGACCGGCTGCTACAACCGCCGCATGGGCATGGAGCGTCTCATGGAGGAGTTCGCCCGCAGCGCGCGCAGCGGCGAGCCGCTGGGACTGATCATGTTCGATATCGACCACTTCAAGCCGGTGAACGATACCTGGGGCCATCTGGCGGGCGACCGTATCCTGGTGCAAACGGCCCATGCCGCGCAGCGGGTGCTGCGCGAAGGTGATGTGCTGGTGCGCTACGGAGGCGAGGAATTCATGATCCTGCTGCCGGGAGCGAGCCTGGCCGAGGCCTGTGGAATCGCCGAGCGTGTGCGCACCGCCGTGGCGTCCATGGAGATCGCCGGCGCGGGACCGGAACGGATCACGGTCAGCCTGGGGGTGGACGCCGCCCCGGCGCCCGGTGTGGACAGCGCCGATGCGCTGCTCCAGCGTGTGGACGATGCCCTGTATCAGGCCAAGTCCAGCGGGCGCAACGTCGTGGTGCCGGCCCCCGAACCCCGCTTCTCCGTGTGA
- a CDS encoding cytochrome b5 domain-containing protein: MTTYGRIAYTTLVAFAASLLTLLAAYALSPDRPRPAAPAPEVSRQIDRDTLARHDKAEDCWMAIHGRVYDFTDYLPDHPTPIRVLIPYCGTDASEGWDTKGVSRPHSPAAHAMLPDYEIGVLAD; this comes from the coding sequence GTGACCACCTACGGACGCATCGCCTACACCACCCTCGTGGCCTTCGCCGCCAGCCTCCTGACGCTGCTGGCCGCGTACGCCCTGTCTCCCGACAGGCCGCGCCCCGCCGCGCCGGCGCCGGAGGTGTCGCGGCAGATCGATCGCGACACGCTGGCCCGGCACGACAAGGCAGAGGACTGCTGGATGGCCATCCATGGCCGCGTCTACGATTTCACCGACTACCTGCCCGATCACCCCACCCCGATCCGGGTGCTGATCCCTTACTGTGGTACCGATGCAAGCGAGGGCTGGGACACCAAGGGCGTGAGCCGTCCCCACAGCCCTGCGGCCCACGCCATGCTGCCCGACTACGAGATCGGCGTGCTGGCGGACTGA
- a CDS encoding sigma-54-dependent transcriptional regulator, with product MSETTRILLVDDDEGLLRLLSMRLASAGHEIKAVASGEQALAALPQFQPRLVITDLRMDGIDGMALFDAIHKNHPALPIIILTAHGTIPDAVEATRRGVFGFLTKPFDSQELLDYVDRALRLTGLSAEPREGGDDSGDWRDGIISRSAVMEEALRQARLVADSESNVLIQSESGTGKELLARALHRASRRAAGPFVAVNCSSIPEALLESELFGHSKGSFTGATQSRKGLFESADGGTLFMDEVGDMPLAFQAKLLRVLQEGEVRPVGANNQVPVDVRVISATHRDLEQAVETGDFRADLYYRLNVVRLEMPPLRERRDDIPLLARHFLSRVNERNGRHIEGFAPDAMEALMAASWPGNVRQLQNVVEQSAALSTTEIVPASLVQRALRSDPSGVLPLAEARDRFERDYLEELLQITGGNVSSAARLAGRNRTEFYKLLKRHHLEPEMFRAS from the coding sequence ATGAGTGAAACGACACGCATACTGCTGGTGGATGACGATGAAGGGCTGCTGCGCCTGTTGTCCATGCGCCTCGCGTCGGCGGGTCACGAGATCAAGGCGGTGGCCAGCGGCGAGCAGGCCCTGGCCGCGTTGCCTCAGTTCCAGCCGAGGCTGGTGATCACCGATCTGCGGATGGACGGCATCGACGGCATGGCGCTGTTCGATGCGATCCACAAGAATCATCCGGCGCTGCCCATCATCATCCTCACTGCCCACGGCACCATCCCGGACGCGGTGGAGGCGACCCGCCGGGGTGTGTTCGGTTTTCTGACCAAGCCCTTCGACAGCCAGGAGCTTCTGGACTACGTGGACCGTGCCCTGCGCCTGACCGGCCTGAGCGCCGAGCCGCGTGAGGGGGGCGATGACTCCGGTGACTGGCGCGACGGCATCATCAGTCGCAGTGCGGTCATGGAAGAGGCTCTGCGCCAGGCGCGACTGGTGGCCGACAGCGAGTCCAATGTGCTCATCCAGAGCGAGAGCGGCACGGGCAAGGAATTGCTGGCCCGCGCCCTGCACCGGGCCAGCCGGCGGGCGGCCGGGCCCTTCGTGGCCGTCAACTGCAGCTCCATTCCCGAGGCCCTGCTGGAATCGGAACTGTTCGGACACAGCAAGGGATCCTTCACGGGGGCCACCCAGAGCCGCAAGGGGCTGTTCGAATCCGCGGACGGCGGCACCCTGTTCATGGACGAGGTGGGTGACATGCCGCTGGCCTTCCAGGCCAAGCTGCTGCGGGTATTGCAGGAAGGCGAAGTACGTCCGGTGGGGGCAAACAACCAGGTGCCGGTGGACGTTCGCGTGATTTCCGCCACCCACAGGGATCTGGAACAGGCCGTGGAGACGGGCGACTTTCGCGCCGATCTCTATTACCGCCTGAATGTGGTGCGCCTTGAAATGCCGCCGCTGCGCGAACGCCGGGATGATATCCCGCTGCTGGCGCGCCATTTCCTTTCCCGGGTCAACGAGCGCAATGGCCGGCACATCGAGGGCTTCGCCCCCGACGCCATGGAGGCGCTCATGGCCGCTTCCTGGCCGGGCAACGTGCGACAGTTGCAGAATGTCGTGGAGCAGTCCGCGGCGCTGAGCACCACGGAGATCGTGCCCGCCAGCCTGGTGCAGCGTGCCTTGCGTTCCGATCCGAGTGGCGTGCTGCCGCTGGCCGAGGCGCGGGATCGCTTCGAGCGGGACTATCTGGAGGAGTTGTTGCAGATCACCGGCGGCAACGTGAGCAGTGCGGCACGTCTCGCCGGGCGCAACCGCACCGAGTTCTACAAGCTGCTCAAGCGTCATCACCTGGAGCCGGAGATGTTCAGGGCCTCCTGA
- a CDS encoding sensor histidine kinase, whose protein sequence is MAAPLSFYRSLTILQLILLGFSLVTLPLFFALATALISVDRLTHQGQQAVLDAVQAIQASRTLMEDVTALERHARQYHVLGDTALLEAYASRRESLGEALARMYGLELGTPVWEELRLLERREADAFEALKTEAPGSEGVRAVLESFPALNELARGVFQQSTRAVSREVEAMQAQATEVRQELLWQASALIPAVLVLVVVFTVLILRPLRQINRSIHTLGSGRFDRPIRITGPHDLSELGARLDWLRQRLVELEEQKVTFLRHISHELKTPLTNIREGTELLTDRVVGSLTPQQGEIVEIVRDNSVQLQHLIEDLISFSVAHTALPVIESRPIDLDSLITDLVEQHKLAARSKGVRLELGLSGETVNSDREKIRVILDNLLSNAIKFTVENSAVRIQTGKFGDQIFVEISDQGPGIPREERERVFEVFYQGDTGPSGHRGHVRGSGMGLSIAREYARALNGQLQVLDIEWGARLRLLLPRVWLAPPEAAGQDDDPAEVV, encoded by the coding sequence GTGGCCGCGCCGCTGTCCTTTTATCGTTCACTCACCATTCTTCAGCTGATCCTGTTGGGATTCTCCCTGGTGACGCTGCCCCTGTTCTTTGCCTTGGCCACGGCGCTGATCTCCGTGGACAGGTTGACCCACCAGGGGCAGCAGGCCGTGCTGGACGCCGTGCAGGCCATCCAGGCGAGCCGTACGCTGATGGAAGATGTGACGGCCCTGGAGCGCCATGCGCGCCAGTACCATGTACTGGGCGACACGGCCTTGCTGGAGGCCTACGCCAGCCGGCGTGAAAGCCTCGGGGAGGCGCTTGCGCGAATGTACGGGCTGGAATTGGGCACGCCGGTATGGGAGGAGCTGCGACTTCTCGAACGCCGGGAGGCCGATGCCTTCGAGGCCCTGAAGACCGAAGCGCCGGGCAGCGAGGGAGTGCGTGCCGTGCTGGAGAGTTTCCCTGCCCTAAATGAGCTGGCGCGCGGGGTGTTTCAGCAGAGTACGCGGGCGGTATCCCGGGAGGTCGAGGCCATGCAGGCGCAGGCGACCGAGGTGCGCCAGGAACTGCTCTGGCAGGCTTCCGCACTCATCCCCGCGGTCCTGGTCCTGGTGGTGGTGTTCACCGTGCTGATCCTGCGGCCGCTGCGTCAGATCAACCGCTCCATCCACACCCTGGGCTCCGGTCGGTTCGACCGCCCGATCCGCATCACCGGGCCCCATGACCTCTCGGAGCTGGGTGCGCGGCTGGATTGGCTCAGGCAGCGCCTGGTTGAGCTGGAAGAGCAGAAGGTCACCTTTCTGCGCCATATCTCCCACGAGCTCAAGACGCCACTGACGAATATCCGCGAGGGTACGGAACTGCTCACGGACCGGGTGGTGGGCAGCCTGACACCGCAGCAGGGAGAGATTGTGGAAATCGTGCGCGACAACAGCGTTCAGTTGCAGCACCTCATCGAGGACCTGATCAGCTTCAGTGTCGCTCACACGGCCCTGCCGGTCATCGAGTCCCGGCCCATCGATCTGGACTCCCTGATCACGGATCTGGTCGAGCAGCACAAGCTGGCGGCGCGAAGCAAAGGCGTCCGGCTCGAACTCGGGCTGTCCGGGGAGACAGTGAACTCGGACCGGGAAAAAATCAGGGTCATTCTGGATAATCTCTTGTCCAATGCTATCAAGTTCACCGTAGAGAACTCGGCCGTGCGCATTCAGACGGGCAAGTTCGGGGATCAGATCTTCGTGGAGATCAGCGACCAGGGCCCCGGTATTCCCCGGGAGGAACGGGAACGGGTGTTCGAGGTCTTCTACCAGGGTGACACCGGTCCCAGCGGTCACCGTGGCCATGTGCGCGGCAGCGGCATGGGACTTTCCATCGCCCGAGAGTACGCCAGGGCCCTGAACGGGCAATTGCAGGTACTGGACATTGAGTGGGGCGCGCGGTTGCGCCTGCTGCTGCCGCGGGTCTGGCTGGCGCCGCCCGAGGCGGCGGGCCAAGACGATGATCCAGCGGAGGTCGTATGA
- a CDS encoding PLDc N-terminal domain-containing protein produces the protein MGIEISGLLGIILLILNIWAIVSTLSSTAGVGPKVLWIVLILILPLIGFILWLLLGPRAAR, from the coding sequence ATGGGCATCGAGATCAGCGGTCTGCTCGGCATCATTCTGCTCATTCTCAACATCTGGGCCATCGTCAGCACCTTATCCAGCACCGCGGGCGTAGGGCCCAAGGTGTTGTGGATCGTGCTCATCCTGATCCTGCCGCTGATCGGCTTCATTCTCTGGCTGCTGCTGGGACCCAGGGCCGCGCGTTAG